One genomic region from Pyrobaculum islandicum DSM 4184 encodes:
- the rpmC gene encoding 50S ribosomal protein L29 encodes MSLDNKRLKARVLREMKPEERRELLNQLRAELVKLETQRSRGFVENPGRIRVIKRAIARILTIEKEESRKAGQQKSS; translated from the coding sequence ATGTCTCTAGATAACAAGAGACTTAAAGCCAGAGTTCTACGCGAAATGAAGCCAGAGGAGAGGAGAGAGTTATTAAACCAGCTTAGGGCAGAGCTTGTAAAACTTGAGACTCAAAGGTCTAGGGGTTTTGTAGAAAATCCGGGTAGGATAAGAGTGATCAAAAGGGCAATTGCTAGAATTTTAACTATTGAAAAAGAGGAATCTAGGAAAGCGGGCCAGCAGAAGTCTTCCTAA